TGTACGTTTTGATTTTGATGACAGTCGCAAGAAGGAAGTAAGTGAGACTCTGGCTACTGTATACAAGGCTTTAGAGGAGAAAGGATATAATCCGATTAATCAGATTGTGGGCTATTTGCTTTCTGGGGACCCGGCCTACATTCCTCGTTATCAAGACGCTCGAAATTTGATTCGTCGTCACGAACGGGATGAAATCATGGAAGAGCTTGTTAAATTTTACTTATCGAATCACGGAATTACTATTCGATGAGAGTAATGGGACTTGACGTTGGCTCAAAGACAGTCGGAATTGCTGTGAGTGATCCGTTTGGCTGGACAGCACAAGGTGTGGAAATTATTCGGATCAATGAAGAGCAAGAAGAGTTTGGTTATGAACGCTTGGCGGAGTTAGTTAAAGAATACGAAGTCACACGTTTTGTTGTCGGCCTACCAAAGAATATGAATAATTCAATTGGTCCAAGAGCAGAAGCTTCCATGGTTTACGGAAAAAAAATAGAAGAGCTGTTCAATATTCCGGTCACGTATCAAGATGAACGTTTGACTACAGTTCAAGCAGAACGGATGCTTGTAGAACAAGCAAACGCATCAAGAGCCAAAAGAAAGAAAGTAATTGATAAAGTAGCTGCTGTCATGATTTTGCAAAATTATTTAGACGGCGCTGGCAATAAAATTTAAGCGACTTGTAAAAACAAGTGACAATAAAAGGAGAGCAAGACAATGGCAGAAGAGCACAATCATGATCATGAAGGACATGAACATATCACTTTAGTTGACGAACAAGGAAATGAAACGTTATACGAAATTTTATTAACAGTGGATGGACAAGAAGAATTCGGTAAAAACTACGTTCTTCTTTATCCAGCTGGTGTTCCAGAAGAAGAAGATGTGGAATTACAAGCCTATGCTTACATCGAAAATGATGAAGGTACAGAAGGCGAATTACAACAAATTGAAACAGATGCTGAATGGGATATGATTGAAGAAGTTTTCAATACATTCATGGCGGAAGAAGAAGAATAGAGCTAAAAAGTGAGCTAAGCCCTTGATACATAAGGACTTAGCTTTTTCTGTTAATTCAGTGAATGCTATTTTGAATGCCATTCGTTAAAAATTTAAGTGTTTTACTAGTTTCTCAACTGTTTTTTTTTGATTATTGCAACATAAACACCTAGAAAAGGAATATCAAATTTATTTAGCTAAAGTGCTATAGACGGTTTACGAATACACACGGATGAATAACTAGTCTACAGCTTGTAGATATTTAATTGATATTTGGATGTCCTGAACCTGTGAAGTCACGCTTATGCAGTGTTTTTTATATTGGGAGATTTATGACTGGATAATGAAAGTTTTTATAGTCTTATGTACTTTATACTAACGTTGTAAGATCTTACAAAAACAAATGTTAGGAGGTAATAACAAATGGCAAAAACAATTGGAGAAGTAAGGAGCTTTCTTGACAGCCTCGTTGGTAAAGTAACTGTTGATAAATCTGATTCTGGGCTAAATGGACAGTGCGTGAGTTTAATTAAGAATTTACTTGAATTTGTTGGCGCACCAAATCCATATGCTGCACGAGGAAATGCAAAAGATATTCCAAACACGTATGTTTCTCAAGGAATTGCAAAAGTTGGCGCTGGCACCCTCAACATAGCTGTTAGCAGAAATGGTGGTGGCGGCTATGGGCACGTATGGGTAAAAATTGGTTCTGATAGCTGGCAAGCAAACTGGAATGGCTTTGCTGTTAAGAAGAATGTTGGGGAAGTCTCTATTACAGATATTTTAAATCTAGACCAATGGATTTCAACCAGTAATACACCAAGTCCTGGAGGGAAAGCAACTACTTTAGGCACTAAAGGTGAAGCATTAATCAAAAAATTTGAAGGATGTAGACTTACAGCTTATGACCTTGGTGATGGAATGATTACCATCGGATGGGGACATGCGGAACCAAAAGGGCAAACAAGTTTAGTTCCAGGGGTAACGACATGGTCTCAAGCTAAAGCAGACGAACAGTTCAAAAAAGATATGGTAGCCTACGTAAATGCAGTGAATAACTATTTTATTCGTTCTTTTAACCAAAATCAGTTCGATGCAATGGCAAGTTTTACCTATAATTGCGGTACTGGAGTCTTTGCAAGAGATAATTGGGATAAGAATGCTTCCGATAGTTATATTACGGAATCAATAGCTAATTATATTAATAAGGGAACACAATTTGAAGAGGGCTTAAGAAGACGTCGTCAAGAGGAAATTAATCTATTTAACACACCAGTAAGTGGTGACGAGGATAATAAGCTAAATACAGAGGAGGAAGAAGAAATGATAAAATTAACAGTTATAGACGGTATCTATAAGGGAACTAAAGGTTTTCTTTACAATGGACGATTTATTGTCGGTGGAAATACAGGTGATTATAATATCATTTACAACAAATTAAAATTGATGGAATCAATAGGGAAGATTAAACCAATTTATGAAGATATTAATAGTACGGAATATGAAAAGCTTATTAATGTTTTTCCATCCTATAGGAATTCAAAATAATTGGTTTTACTTATTTCAGGGATAAGTTGTTATCTTTTATAGTTGGATGACAATTTTGGTTAGATGTACGGATTGTATTTGATAATATATGAAATCTAGGTATAGATTAGTTTTGCTGGAGGTATCGATTTGTTCAATAACAAAGTGTGGGGCATAGATAAAGAGTAAATCTTGAGTAATTGGGAGTTTCCCTCCTTCTTTTTGATTTAATTATCCTATTGGATGTGGTCTAAGGTGTTTAGATTATTTCTAGTCATTTTGAAATGTTACCTGTCTGATAGAGAAGTGATGAAAATTTATGTTTTATAGTAAATACTATATTGATTTATTCTTACTCTTGGTATGATTGAATAAAGAGGAGTGGCTCAATGATGGGAACAGTGTATAGTAATTTGGTTAAGAAAAAATTTGAAAATAAAGTTTAGAAAAAATAATAATGATATGGAACAGAAACAATTAAAATTATTTTAGATAAGCAATCCTTATCAAGGCAGAGAAGAAGCCGAAGTAGTTAAACTTGAAGAAGACGAACAGACGCCTTATATTGAAGTCCCAACTTTTGAAACAGCGATTTCAATTAAAATAGAAGTGTTGCTAAAAATAAACTGGAAATGAAAGAGCGGATACGTGGAAATTTAAAAAGCGAAAATCTTTTTCGTGCAATCAAAAATCATGGCCATTTTAAAGAAGTTCATATTCGAGCAATGCCTACACAGTAAAAAACATATAAACGATTAGTTGAGGTATCAAGAGAGCAGCCTGAGTTTATTAAAAATGATCTATCTGGAACAATCATCGGCTTTTTCACTCCCAAGTTATTTCAAGAGGAGAGCTACTGATTTTCACTTACATTTTATTGACGATTAACATTCATTTGGTGGACATTTGCTGGATTTTGTCATGGAATCAGGTGTTTTAGCTATCGAACCTATGGATTCATCGTTGTATCATGTCCCATAAAATGATGAAAGGTTTATTCATACAGCGATTGATTATGCAGAATTAGACAAAGAAATACAGGAAGCTGAGTAAAAAATACCTAAGTCAACGAGAAAACTGACTTAGGTGTTTTTTTATAATTTAGCAGCGATTTTTTTAGCTTTTTCAGTATTGGCAAAATGAAGTTTTACATATTTGCTCAACAGTTCCATTCCGCCTTTCGCTAAAACTTTAGCGGCAACTTTATCAGAAGTTGTTCCTGCGCCAGAAGGGACTTTCATTCCCAATTCGAGCGATTCTTTATCAAGTTCTTCTAGAAATGCAGCGCGACTGACAATAGATGCGGCAGCAACGGCTACGTGATACTGTTCGCCTTTGGTAATGAAATAGAGTTTTTCATTTACTTGATTTTTTTCACTTCTTACATATTTTCTATAATTGCCTTCTGGTGTAAATTGATCAATTAAAATTGCTTCAGGTTTTGTTGGCGCAATTTCATTCAATAATAGATGGATCGCTTGATTATGCAGAGCAACTTTCATATGAACGGCATTGTATTTTGGTTGAATCGCATTGTATTTTTCTGGTTCTACAATCAATAGTTTATGAGGAATCAGTTCTTTAATAACGCTTGAGAGTTGGATGATCTGAGGATCAGTTAGTTCTTTGGAATCCTTAACACCAAGTGCTTTAAGTTTGGCTACCATAGCTTTGTCTACATAAGCAGCACAAACCGTGACTGGACCAAAATAACTACCGTTCCCAACTTCGTCGCTACCTAAAACGGAAAGTTGACTGAAATTAGCTGGCAGTGGGCTTGTTTTTTTGGTGGAAGTAGTGTTATTTCCTTTAGATTGAATGGAGTTTCCCCATTTAGCAGCAGCAATTTCCGCATCTGGTCCTTGGAACATGACTTTTCCAGAAGAATAGGCTGTAATAGTCGTATTTCCAACTTTTGCAATAAATTCGGTATAGGGAACCTTCTTATTTAAACGATTTTTTTCGTAAAAAGTATGCATTTTTTGCATGATATCTTTTGTGACTTTGATTACTTGGGTTTGTGACATAATGGTACTCCTTTCAAATCTTCTAATCTATAGTAAAACAAAAGAGAGGAAAAGGAAAGGGCGGTTCATGTTTGAAGAGAAATTTCAGGAGATTGGTGCTCTAATAGTGGATAAGATTGAGGTGGTTTAATTGAAACGATCCTTCGGTTTCATTCATAAAAATATAGGTTTTGTTAGATGAGAATGATATACTCGAATTAGGGTTGTGAGAACGTTTGTTATTTTACTTATATCAGATAGTAGATTTACTAAGCTTTTTTTTTAATAAAATTAGCATAAGAGAGCAGTGTTATTGTTAATTTATGGTATATGAACAGTGTTTAATTTACTGTTTTTATATAGGATGTTAAAAGGAGAGGGAAAATGAAAAAAGAAGAAGTAAAAAGAGGTTGGAGAATTATTCTAACAATGCTTTATGGTTTGCTGTCGGCGGCTATTTCATTAGGTATTCCATTGGGGATTGGGCTCGTGATCTTTGGGCGCAGTGGTATGAATGAGACAGTGGTAGATGTGACCAATATGTTGACGGGAATTATAGGAACACCACTGATGATATTATTGACAAAGCGCTATTATCAAAAACACTACTCAACGTCACTCGAGACGTTTGATTTTTTTGAAAGAGGTAGTATAAGAAAAATAGGATTTGGCTTTTTCCTGGGTGTTTTGATGATGATTGTTTTGTTTGGAATAGTATGTTTGTTAGGTGCTAGTGTAGAATATAAAGGCTTCGATATTAAGTGGTTTTCTACCATATCAGGTATTTTAACGTTCATTGGCATGGCTGTAGTTGAAGAATGTATTTTTAGAGGATTGCTGCCAGAAGCATTTTCTACGTTTGGAAACAAGGCAGCACTTATAATTCCAGCTGGTTTATTTGTTGCTATGCACATGGATTTATGGAGTAATCCAGATATATTGAGAATGATTGATTTATTTGTTGTGGGGATTCTTTTTATGACTATTCTTAAGCAGACAAAAAGTTTGGTTTTTGTAAGTGCATTTCATGCAGCGAATAATATTACGGTTATGATTCTTGGAATTGAAATGGATGATGGAATCTTAAAAACAAGCTACAATCAGCAGTTATTCGGATTATCTGCAGATCAACTTTTAGCAATGTGTTCAATTAGCATTAGTCTTGCTGTGATAATCGGTCTTTATTTTAGAAAAAAACATATACGCATTGTTTAGCTATGCAAGTAGAGAATTATTAAAATTGCTAGAAGAATGGTAGTTAGTTTTTCAGAGAAATACGGTGATGAATAAGCTTGGCATCTGTCAGCTGATTAGCCTAAGTTTGAGTTTTTAGAAGAACTGTGTTAAAATGTGGTATAAGTAATGATACTAGTTTGAGTGAGCGGATTTCTGCTCACTCTTTTTAATGGAGTAACATAGAAAAAGCCTGACGAGAAGCTGAGTTGCTCCGCTTTTCAATGATCTAGCTACTTGAACCTGACTTTCGGTAATTAACAGAAAAAAATTGTGATAAAAAGCATCACACTGTTTTTCTTTATAATTACTCAAGTCAAGACGGTTCACTTCGCTTTTCTATGATCTAGCTGCTTGAACCAGCACTTCGGAAAAAAGATAATTATTGCTGTCGGCAAAAAGCACCGAAAACAATAATTCCTATTTTTCTGTCAGTGCTGAACGGTCCACTCCGCTTTTCTAATTAAACTAGTACGTTACATAAATCTCGAAGGAGGCGAAAATTTTGAGTAGTGTTGTGGAAACTGTTACCGAGTTAGTCACGCCAATCTTAGAAAAACAAAATTTTGAACTTGTAGAAGTAGAGTTTGTCAAGGAAGGAAAAAATTGGTTTCTCCGTGTTTTTATTGATAAAGAAAATGGCATCGATATTGAGGAGTGCGCCTTTGTCAGTGAACAACTAAGTGAAAAACTTGATGCTATGAATCCTGATCCGATTCCGCAAGCGTACTTTCTGGAAGTGTCCTCTCCGGGAGCTGAACGTCCGTTGAAGAAAGAAAACGACTATGAACAAGCAGTAGGACAATATATTCATGTGTCACTATATCAAGCAGTTGATGGTGAAAAACAATTTGAAGGTACCTTAAAAACATTGGAAAAAGATCAATTGACCTTGACAGTCAAAATTAAAACAAGAGTCAAAGACTATACATTTGAACGAAAAAATATCGCAAAAGCTCGTTTAGCAATTCAGTTTTAAATAATAAAAACAATCACGGTAGGGGGAACCTGCACCGTACACCTTTCATTTAAATAGTAGGAGGAAATGATAAAAAAATGAGCAAAGAAATGTTAAATGCATTAGATGCATTAGAAGCTGAAAAAGGTATTTCTAAAGAGATTGTGATTGAGGCGTTGGAGGCAGCTTTAGTTTCTGCATACAAAAGACATTACGGGCAAGCCCAAAATGTAGAAGTAGATTTCGATAATAAAAAAGGAAATATCCATGTTTATGCCGTGAAAGAAGTCACAGAAGAAGTGATGGATTCACAACTTGAAGTATCATTAAAAGAAGCAATGGAAGTAAATAAAGCCTACGAACTAGGAGATAAAATCCGTTTTGAAGTTACACCAAAAGATTTTGGTCGTATTGCGGCTCAAACGGCTAAACAAGTGATTTTACAACGTGTTCGTGAAGCTGAAAGAAATATTATTTATAATGAATTTAGCGCGTATGAAAATGATATCATGCAAGGAATCGTTGAAAGACAAGATCGTCGCTATATCTATGTGAATTTAGGTAAAATCGAAGCAGTTTTATCAAAACAAGATCAAATGCCAAATGAATTTTATCAACCGCATGACCGCATTAAAGTATACGTTTCGCGTGTTGAGAATACATCAAAAGGCCCACAAGTTTTTGTTAGCCGTAGTCATCCAGATTTACTGAAGCGATTATTTGAACAAGAAATCCCAGAAGTGTATGATGGCATTGTAGAGATTGTCAGCATTGCTCGTGAAGCAGGAGACCGTTCAAAAGTTTCCGTACGTTCAACTGATTCAAACATTGATCCTGTAGGGACTTGTGTAGGGCCAAAAGGTCAACGTGTACAAGCAATCGTTAACGAATTAAAAGGGGAGAATATGGATATCGTCGAATGGAATGAAGATCCTGCGATTTTCATCAGTAATGCACTGAATCCAGCACAAGTAGTTGATGTTATTTTTGATCCGAATAATAGCAAAGCTTGTACCGTTGTTGTTCCTGACTATCAGTTATCTCTTGCAATTGGTAAAAGAGGTCAAAATGCTCGCTTAGCAGCAAAATTGACTGGCTTTAAAATCGATATCAAGCCTGAATCTGAAATGGAAGAGTACTATGCCCAACAAGCACAACAAGAAACACCAGCAGAAGAAGAACATGACGAAGCAATCGTTACATCTGATATGACTGCTGATGATTATGAGAATGTAGAATTTGAAGAACAAGTTGCAGAAAACGAAGAACAAGTCTAAGGATTTGGAGGGAATAAAATGAAAAAAAGAAAAATCCCGCTACGTAAATCTGTTGTTTCAGGCGAAATGAAACCGAAAAAAGAATTAGTTCGAATCACGCGTTCTAAAGAAGGCGAAGTTGCGATTGACCCGACTGGAAAGATGGCTGGTCGTGGAGCCTACGTTGCGCTTGAACCAAAAGAAGTCCAAGAAGCGTGGGATAAACATATCTTAGATCGAGTACTAGAAACAAAATTGACAGATAGTTTTTATCAAGAATTGTTAGAGTATGTTGAACACCAAAAAGCCCGTAAAGAGTTGTTTGGCAATGGATAAAGAAAAAATATTAAATTTATTAGGTTTGGCTATGAGAGCTGGGAAATTAGTCACTGGAGAAGAATTAACAATCGGTGATATTCGTAGCAACAAAGCAAAATTTGTTTTTGTTGCATCTGATGCCAGTGACAACACAAGAAAAAAAATTAAGGACAAATGTTCTTATTACAACGTTCCTTGCAATGAATTGTTTGCTCACTCTGAGTTGAGTCAAGCGATAGGCAGAACACGCATGGTGATCGGTATTAATGATCAAGGCTTTGCAACCAAGTTCAAGGAACTAATCAAAGGTTAGGAAGGTGATTGCATGGGGAAAAAAAGAGTTTATGAATTAGCAAAAGAAATCAATCAATCAAGTAAAGATGTTGTGGAGAAAGCACATGCTTTAGGGATGGATGTTAAAAATCACATGGGCGCGCTCTCTTCTGATGATGAATCAAAACTTCGTCAAGCATTCGGAGGAAATAAGCCTGCACAAGGACAACAAAAACCTGTAGCTAAAGTACATGGTG
The DNA window shown above is from Enterococcus sp. 4G2_DIV0659 and carries:
- a CDS encoding IreB family regulatory phosphoprotein produces the protein MGFTDETVRFDFDDSRKKEVSETLATVYKALEEKGYNPINQIVGYLLSGDPAYIPRYQDARNLIRRHERDEIMEELVKFYLSNHGITIR
- the ruvX gene encoding Holliday junction resolvase RuvX, translating into MRVMGLDVGSKTVGIAVSDPFGWTAQGVEIIRINEEQEEFGYERLAELVKEYEVTRFVVGLPKNMNNSIGPRAEASMVYGKKIEELFNIPVTYQDERLTTVQAERMLVEQANASRAKRKKVIDKVAAVMILQNYLDGAGNKI
- a CDS encoding DUF1292 domain-containing protein is translated as MAEEHNHDHEGHEHITLVDEQGNETLYEILLTVDGQEEFGKNYVLLYPAGVPEEEDVELQAYAYIENDEGTEGELQQIETDAEWDMIEEVFNTFMAEEEE
- a CDS encoding lysozyme, whose translation is MAKTIGEVRSFLDSLVGKVTVDKSDSGLNGQCVSLIKNLLEFVGAPNPYAARGNAKDIPNTYVSQGIAKVGAGTLNIAVSRNGGGGYGHVWVKIGSDSWQANWNGFAVKKNVGEVSITDILNLDQWISTSNTPSPGGKATTLGTKGEALIKKFEGCRLTAYDLGDGMITIGWGHAEPKGQTSLVPGVTTWSQAKADEQFKKDMVAYVNAVNNYFIRSFNQNQFDAMASFTYNCGTGVFARDNWDKNASDSYITESIANYINKGTQFEEGLRRRRQEEINLFNTPVSGDEDNKLNTEEEEEMIKLTVIDGIYKGTKGFLYNGRFIVGGNTGDYNIIYNKLKLMESIGKIKPIYEDINSTEYEKLINVFPSYRNSK
- the rnhC gene encoding ribonuclease HIII, whose product is MSQTQVIKVTKDIMQKMHTFYEKNRLNKKVPYTEFIAKVGNTTITAYSSGKVMFQGPDAEIAAAKWGNSIQSKGNNTTSTKKTSPLPANFSQLSVLGSDEVGNGSYFGPVTVCAAYVDKAMVAKLKALGVKDSKELTDPQIIQLSSVIKELIPHKLLIVEPEKYNAIQPKYNAVHMKVALHNQAIHLLLNEIAPTKPEAILIDQFTPEGNYRKYVRSEKNQVNEKLYFITKGEQYHVAVAAASIVSRAAFLEELDKESLELGMKVPSGAGTTSDKVAAKVLAKGGMELLSKYVKLHFANTEKAKKIAAKL
- a CDS encoding CPBP family intramembrane glutamic endopeptidase, which encodes MKKEEVKRGWRIILTMLYGLLSAAISLGIPLGIGLVIFGRSGMNETVVDVTNMLTGIIGTPLMILLTKRYYQKHYSTSLETFDFFERGSIRKIGFGFFLGVLMMIVLFGIVCLLGASVEYKGFDIKWFSTISGILTFIGMAVVEECIFRGLLPEAFSTFGNKAALIIPAGLFVAMHMDLWSNPDILRMIDLFVVGILFMTILKQTKSLVFVSAFHAANNITVMILGIEMDDGILKTSYNQQLFGLSADQLLAMCSISISLAVIIGLYFRKKHIRIV
- the rimP gene encoding ribosome maturation factor RimP, with product MSSVVETVTELVTPILEKQNFELVEVEFVKEGKNWFLRVFIDKENGIDIEECAFVSEQLSEKLDAMNPDPIPQAYFLEVSSPGAERPLKKENDYEQAVGQYIHVSLYQAVDGEKQFEGTLKTLEKDQLTLTVKIKTRVKDYTFERKNIAKARLAIQF
- the nusA gene encoding transcription termination factor NusA, with amino-acid sequence MSKEMLNALDALEAEKGISKEIVIEALEAALVSAYKRHYGQAQNVEVDFDNKKGNIHVYAVKEVTEEVMDSQLEVSLKEAMEVNKAYELGDKIRFEVTPKDFGRIAAQTAKQVILQRVREAERNIIYNEFSAYENDIMQGIVERQDRRYIYVNLGKIEAVLSKQDQMPNEFYQPHDRIKVYVSRVENTSKGPQVFVSRSHPDLLKRLFEQEIPEVYDGIVEIVSIAREAGDRSKVSVRSTDSNIDPVGTCVGPKGQRVQAIVNELKGENMDIVEWNEDPAIFISNALNPAQVVDVIFDPNNSKACTVVVPDYQLSLAIGKRGQNARLAAKLTGFKIDIKPESEMEEYYAQQAQQETPAEEEHDEAIVTSDMTADDYENVEFEEQVAENEEQV
- the rnpM gene encoding RNase P modulator RnpM, whose protein sequence is MKKRKIPLRKSVVSGEMKPKKELVRITRSKEGEVAIDPTGKMAGRGAYVALEPKEVQEAWDKHILDRVLETKLTDSFYQELLEYVEHQKARKELFGNG
- a CDS encoding YlxQ-related RNA-binding protein, giving the protein MDKEKILNLLGLAMRAGKLVTGEELTIGDIRSNKAKFVFVASDASDNTRKKIKDKCSYYNVPCNELFAHSELSQAIGRTRMVIGINDQGFATKFKELIKG